Genomic segment of Halorussus sp. MSC15.2:
ATTCCGGCCGACGAGTACGACAGCGCGCCGACCATCTCCCACGTCGAATCGTTCGCACGACAAGTGCCGCCCGAGGACGTAGCACCTATCGACCTCGTCGTGTCGGGCAGCGTCGCAGTCACCGAGGGTGGCGCACGCGTCGGGAAGGGCGAAGGGTACAGTGACCTCGAGTACGCAGTCCTCCGAGAGTTGGGACTGGTCGATGCGGAGACACCAATTGCGACGACTGTCCACGACTCGCAGGTGGTCGACGAGGAGATACGAGTCGAAGCCCACGACGTGCCGATGGGCCTCGTGGTCACGCCGACCGAGACTATCCGAACGGAGACGGAGTACGAGAAACCGAACGGCGTGCTCTGGGACGAACTCTCCGAGGAACGCATCGCAGAGATTCCCCCCTTGGAACGACGACGGCCCTAACGTCGGTTGCTGTCCTCCCGGGGACTCGTATCGGTGGAATCCAACAGCGGACCGACAGCTCGTGTGCCGGTAGGGGATGGGCGCGAGCGAAGGAGCGAAGCGACTGAGCGAGCGGGTTTGCGTTACGTTCGACTCGTTGTCGAGGTAGCCGTGAAAAAGCCAAGGGCCGGATTTGAACCGGCGGTAGGCGGCTCTGCAGGCCGCTGCGTTCGGCCGGACTCTGCCACCTTGGCGCTGTTTTTCGATACTCCCTCGTCGCGCTTAAATATAGCGGTCTTCGGTAGTAGTGGTCTGGTTCGAAATGAAGAAACCCGCTTCGGGCGCGGTGCCTGAAGCGGGTGTGTGGTATGAGTGGGTGGCGGC
This window contains:
- a CDS encoding 5-formyltetrahydrofolate cyclo-ligase, with product MRKQRLRERIWDHLEAEGIARFPFPPHDRIPNFDGAEAAADRLAETRAWQDAAAIKANPDAPQLPVRRRALREGKTVYMAVPRLRDEEPFYELDPEEIPADEYDSAPTISHVESFARQVPPEDVAPIDLVVSGSVAVTEGGARVGKGEGYSDLEYAVLRELGLVDAETPIATTVHDSQVVDEEIRVEAHDVPMGLVVTPTETIRTETEYEKPNGVLWDELSEERIAEIPPLERRRP